Below is a genomic region from Erigeron canadensis isolate Cc75 chromosome 7, C_canadensis_v1, whole genome shotgun sequence.
taattattaatgagtttgtgtttgtttaattaattagttgaatGTTTAactagtaattaattaaatatgttgTCTTTTAGTTATATGTGATCTTACAAgtgtatttgatttatatacttataaataatGCAATTTATTGAATCATAGACATTTTATAATACACATGTATTGCAATACACTTACATGTTATATGTAGGAATTTTAATATTAGTCTTGAAAATGATGGAAGAGCATATGACTACAAAAGTAGTATCCTCATCATTTTGTTTACGTACGTACTCGACCAACACATGCAAAACTCTATCCACTTTTGCTCTCTCCCTAGCtcttaaaaaggaaaaacaagcCACAAGAATCCAACCAACTAACCCTTTCACTATCACCATATCCTAGTTCATAATCTTCTATTGTTGGAAGGATTTTGAACTAACAAAACACAAATAGCTGGTGGTGTTTTCTTGGATAAAGAAAGAATTGATTTTGggtgtttggatttgcttgGAGGGCTTGAGTTTTAGCTTAAAGAAGGTGCTAAGGATCAAGATTGGAACTTTGGGTGTCTCCTGGCCGAGTAGAGAGATTCTGGCTTGAAtcttttcatcttcatctttaAGGAAATCTTTAAAGGTATGATTTCTTGTATTCAATATTTTGAGCTTTAATTTGACGAGATGATATATCGGTTGGATTTCGGTTAgtagaaaattttaaattgcTATTGTTTGTTGCTTTTCCGTTGCGCTAGTCAGTACTGGAATCCAACAAAAGATTCGGTTACAATTTCATCGACATGCTCACTCAAAACATATCAAACCAGTTTAACCAGGAACAAATAAGTTCGTATTTGTGTGGGTGTTTCTCTGCAAAAAATACTTCTCGCGATCGACAATATTTTTGTATCAACATCCAACTTTAGTATAGTTTTGATTAGCATAACCCTATCTTGTAGTAtgtacatacaataaacattttattCCGCTTAATGGTAATAGCtacttcttatatatatatatatataggggttgggtattgtaaaacaagtattaaggtaaaacaaataatacaagatcttgacccttagatcatggtgaaactgatgcacgaagattcacttAGCAATTGATGTACAATGATTTccatgatgcacgatgattatcactgaagaaaaatttattgttttatttgttttactttaatagttattttattttacctaaaacctatatatatatatatatgttatatgttatatatatataacactaattaattttttataatcttaCCAACCTCATCACTAATAATTTCTTATTTTGACCCATATACCCGACTCGACCGTCTATGCATAAGAAGTCACCTCTAGCCAGGCGAAATTAGAAATCAAGTTAAAGTGCAACAATAAGGAGAGCTTAATTACCTCGTAATGATCAACGAGTTCCTGGAAGTAAGAATAAACCATGGTGCACGTTTCCGCTGTCCAAACAAACTCATCTGTCGGGTCAAGAATAAGTGTAAGCTTATCCATCTGAGTTTGATCAAAAGCAAATGTCTCAGGGTCGATATAAGCCGCAAAAATTCGAACATGTCTCGTGGTGCTACTTAACCATTGACCTCCAAAATCACGACTCATGTTCTTGCTTTTTACGTTCACTTGTGGCTCAACGGGCCTAGGTTCTGTTACACCCTTCACTGGCTTCATTGCTTTATCTTCTTGTTGTATTGAAATTGATTCTTGAACTTCTTGTTGGGAAATTATTGAAAAACCATTTTTGTTGTGTCTTTTCTTTGATAGATAGATTTTTGATTTGTTCATTGGTTTCCATCCCACAATGGAAGATATTGATGATAAAGATAATGCCATGTTTGGATGTTTCTTTTTTGGTTCACAATGTATTTGGTGATTATATGGCTTAAATTTACATGTTTAAAGGCTTGGATAagtctttttggttttttgtttcATGTGTATGTAAAGGAATGGACAACAAAAATGTATGGTAGAAAAGTGTTTTCTACTGGCCAATGATGGATATTCGACCTCTATGTTAAATTTTATGTTGTGattcattcttgagtttaactttatgtattttataattgatttttttatatatatttttttttacaaaagaaaaaaagtagcATTTACACGTATATAACTTCATGACAAGATTTAAAACATACTATATAATCAAAGGTTATATTAAGAACACAAAAATTACTTAAACTTTGGGaaagtttttaaattaaaattatttactgTATTAATGTTTACACATATTTATACGATTATATAATTTCTT
It encodes:
- the LOC122607631 gene encoding NAD(P)H-quinone oxidoreductase subunit M, chloroplastic, whose protein sequence is MALSLSSISSIVGWKPMNKSKIYLSKKRHNKNGFSIISQQEVQESISIQQEDKAMKPVKGVTEPRPVEPQVNVKSKNMSRDFGGQWLSSTTRHVRIFAAYIDPETFAFDQTQMDKLTLILDPTDEFVWTAETCTMVYSYFQELVDHYEGAPLTEYTLRLIGSDIEHYIRKLLYKGQITYNMNARVLNFSMGKPRVGFSYSEYETQDVKQ